Proteins encoded together in one Carya illinoinensis cultivar Pawnee chromosome 3, C.illinoinensisPawnee_v1, whole genome shotgun sequence window:
- the LOC122302232 gene encoding uncharacterized protein LOC122302232 isoform X1 yields MGSTHSVPAVEDEDDEDQEEDDDNGEPDRRHMDKRLVKKLLEQEPEMLPCHASASPLSPQLSSLGTPRIGPSIKVWDPYNVLAPPPPLPPPPPVFSASDAILEDDRTVVEVFLISHGECELNLSPDLVGGRCPEASLTAAGKRQARALAVFLNSQRVRFHAVYSSPLNRSRSMAVSVCQEMNFAEEQIQSSDALVEMSQGHWEGCLRSEIYTPETLDLIDRFQPDFSAPSGESLRQVEFRMVEFLNGRVLELREKLRSGFSMHHHNESQGFSQHMSHTPTNSIHDRDGPSLPPPHWDLHNRHRQGLSKKKSGKSRLQFVTTGDHEAEDEISPQDLSHQSSLQDSNDRTSSSCIAFCMGVFTHSVPIKCLLTGLLGCSPIMSPKICIEDSSVSVLQHSRKAGWQIKRLNDTAHLRLL; encoded by the exons ATGGGCTCCACCCACTCCGTACCTGCAGtcgaagatgaagatgatgaagaccaagaagaagatgatgacaaTGGCGAACCTGATAGGCGACATATGGATAAACGCCTGGTGAAGAAGCTTCTCGAACAGGAGCCCGAGATGCTCCCCTGCCACGCGTCCGCATCCCCGCTTTCCCCGCAGCTTTCCTCCCTTGGGACCCCGCGGATCGGGCCTTCCATTAAGGTGTGGGACCCGTACAATGTTCTGGCTCCACCCCCTCCTCTCCCGCCTCCTCCTCCGGTGTTCTCCGCCTCGGATGCCATCCTCGAAGACGATCGGACTGTCGTGGAGGTGTTTCTGATCAGCCATGGAGAGTGCGAGCTGAACTTAAGCCCCGATTTGGTGGGTGGGAGGTGCCCCGAGGCATCGCTGACGGCGGCTGGGAAACGGCAGGCCAGGGCCTTGGCGGTGTTCTTGAACTCTCAACGGGTGAGGTTCCACGCTGTTTATTCTTCGCCGTTGAATCGGTCTCGGTCAATGGCGGTTTCGGTCTGTCAA GAAATGAATTTTGCAGAGGAACAGATACAATCCTCAGATGCATTGGTGGAGATGAGTCAGGGGCACTGGGAAGGCTGCCTTCGGTCAGAAATATACACACCTGAAACTTTGGACCTCATTGACAGATTTCAGCCTGATTTCTCTGCACCATCTGGAGAATCACTTCGGCAAGTGGAATTCCGGATGGTTGAATTCCTAAATGGGAGAGTCCTGGAATTGCGTGAAAAGTTGAGATCAGGTTTTTCCATGCACCATCATAATGAGAGTCAAGGGTTTTCTCAACACATGTCTCATACTCCGACCAATTCGATTCATGACCGAGATGGGCCTTCCCTCCCACCACCCCACTGGGATTTGCATAACAGGCACCGACAAGGGCTTTCAAAGAAGAAATCTGGTAAGAGCAGGCTACAATTTGTAACAACCGGAGATCATGAGGCTGAGGACGAAATATCCCCTCAGGATTTGAGCCACCAAAGTTCCCTACAAGATTCAAATGACCGGACCTCCTCATCCTGTATCGCGTTTTGCATGGGTGTTTTCACTCATTCAGTGCCAATTAAGTGTCTCCTCACAGGCCTCCTTGGGTGCAGCCCAATAATGTCACCTAAGATATGCATAGAAGATTCTTCTGTGTCAGTGTTGCAGCACTCACGGAAAGCCGGTTGGCAGATAAAAAGGTTGAATGACACTGCGCATCTTAGGCTTCTTTAG
- the LOC122302232 gene encoding uncharacterized protein LOC122302232 isoform X2 — protein MGSTHSVPAVEDEDDEDQEEDDDNGEPDRRHMDKRLVKKLLEQEPEMLPCHASASPLSPQLSSLGTPRIGPSIKVWDPYNVLAPPPPLPPPPPVFSASDAILEDDRTVVEVFLISHGECELNLSPDLVGGRCPEASLTAAGKRQARALAVFLNSQREMNFAEEQIQSSDALVEMSQGHWEGCLRSEIYTPETLDLIDRFQPDFSAPSGESLRQVEFRMVEFLNGRVLELREKLRSGFSMHHHNESQGFSQHMSHTPTNSIHDRDGPSLPPPHWDLHNRHRQGLSKKKSGKSRLQFVTTGDHEAEDEISPQDLSHQSSLQDSNDRTSSSCIAFCMGVFTHSVPIKCLLTGLLGCSPIMSPKICIEDSSVSVLQHSRKAGWQIKRLNDTAHLRLL, from the exons ATGGGCTCCACCCACTCCGTACCTGCAGtcgaagatgaagatgatgaagaccaagaagaagatgatgacaaTGGCGAACCTGATAGGCGACATATGGATAAACGCCTGGTGAAGAAGCTTCTCGAACAGGAGCCCGAGATGCTCCCCTGCCACGCGTCCGCATCCCCGCTTTCCCCGCAGCTTTCCTCCCTTGGGACCCCGCGGATCGGGCCTTCCATTAAGGTGTGGGACCCGTACAATGTTCTGGCTCCACCCCCTCCTCTCCCGCCTCCTCCTCCGGTGTTCTCCGCCTCGGATGCCATCCTCGAAGACGATCGGACTGTCGTGGAGGTGTTTCTGATCAGCCATGGAGAGTGCGAGCTGAACTTAAGCCCCGATTTGGTGGGTGGGAGGTGCCCCGAGGCATCGCTGACGGCGGCTGGGAAACGGCAGGCCAGGGCCTTGGCGGTGTTCTTGAACTCTCAACGG GAAATGAATTTTGCAGAGGAACAGATACAATCCTCAGATGCATTGGTGGAGATGAGTCAGGGGCACTGGGAAGGCTGCCTTCGGTCAGAAATATACACACCTGAAACTTTGGACCTCATTGACAGATTTCAGCCTGATTTCTCTGCACCATCTGGAGAATCACTTCGGCAAGTGGAATTCCGGATGGTTGAATTCCTAAATGGGAGAGTCCTGGAATTGCGTGAAAAGTTGAGATCAGGTTTTTCCATGCACCATCATAATGAGAGTCAAGGGTTTTCTCAACACATGTCTCATACTCCGACCAATTCGATTCATGACCGAGATGGGCCTTCCCTCCCACCACCCCACTGGGATTTGCATAACAGGCACCGACAAGGGCTTTCAAAGAAGAAATCTGGTAAGAGCAGGCTACAATTTGTAACAACCGGAGATCATGAGGCTGAGGACGAAATATCCCCTCAGGATTTGAGCCACCAAAGTTCCCTACAAGATTCAAATGACCGGACCTCCTCATCCTGTATCGCGTTTTGCATGGGTGTTTTCACTCATTCAGTGCCAATTAAGTGTCTCCTCACAGGCCTCCTTGGGTGCAGCCCAATAATGTCACCTAAGATATGCATAGAAGATTCTTCTGTGTCAGTGTTGCAGCACTCACGGAAAGCCGGTTGGCAGATAAAAAGGTTGAATGACACTGCGCATCTTAGGCTTCTTTAG